The Quercus lobata isolate SW786 chromosome 4, ValleyOak3.0 Primary Assembly, whole genome shotgun sequence genome segment GGTAAGTCATCCAATCAAATAATTCTTTGAAAACTCAGATTCTGATGGATTGAAGTTGTTGAAGCTGATAATCAGCATTCATGTATACTTGGTTTGTGTTGCATCTGTGGATCATTTGGTTGCTCAGAAGTTGGTGGAGTGAAAATTATTCATCttatacttaattaaaaaagttaacccCAAAGAAGTcaagattttatgtttttatttcttcatttcatgatttcaTCAATCCTTTCTGCAATCAATGAGAGAAATAAGCTGAAATGTTTCATCATTGCTACTATTGGCTCAGCTATGTCTTATTCCACAAATGCTAGAGGCAAAGGCAATAGATAGACATTTCATGATGTCATGCCACAGTTTATTCTATTACAAGAAGTTTGAGATTAATGCAATACAAGACTAAATATTTCATCAGGTCCATGCTTTAGGCTCTCATTTTGTTATTGAAATGTTGAGCTTAGGGTCTACTGAGTTTATAAATCTAGTCTTAGGAATAAGAAACTTCAGGGATCAAATGGAAAAGTATTCAAACAATCTAGTCTTGGGAATAAATAGTATTTGTTTTGACTCTTGAGCATAGAATTTTGAGTGTAGTTTCAAGAGTGATTATGACTTACAGGGATGTGGACCCAACTTATGCTTTAATGCAACAGATGTTTTACTAATTTAGCTTGAGATTGCAGGGAATCATTGTTTTTGCTTCAGTAATGGCAACTCTTGGATTACAAATTCTGCTTGAGTCTGGTCGACAATTCATGGCAAAGGTATGCAGTTTTTATTTCACATGCTCCAATCTAAGTTAAGGATGTAGATGGCAGTGAGCGTAGCTAGACACAGACATATTTTAATCAAAGTTGGCTTTGAGAAGGATTTGAAATCAGCTCCCTTCTTAATTTCTGAGGTTCAGTGTGACCTTGGTTCTTGGTACTTCATGAAAAGCTACTACCTAAATGTATGAGATCCTTGTTAGATCAAATTCTGAGTTGGTGGATGCAAAATTTGAACATGACTGttctaaattttcattttctgtaGTCATTTACTGTATCAGCGAGtcctttaatatttttttttcgttttttgttCTGATTACAGACCCAGCCTGAAAGGGATCCTGAGAAGGAGAAATGGATGATTGGGATAATGGTCTCTGTAACCATAGTGAAGTTTATGCTTGTGGTCTATTGTCGAAGGTTtaaaaatgatatcattagAGCCTATGCTCAAGATCATTTTTTCGATGTTATTACTAATTCAATTGGTTTGGCAGCAGCCATCTTGGCCATTCGATATTATTGGTGGATTGATCCTACTGGAGCTGTTATGGTGAGTTCATAAGCagctcttttttcttcttcttgtttacTATACTTTCGATAATTGGGTtcatttgttgtttttattcaTCCAAAAGTAATAATGATAATTGAATTCAGCTACTTTGCAAGTCAttagtttcctttcttttcctaaaattatcaaaataactaGCAGCCATGTTTTGCATGTCCAAATATTGGCATTCACTCTGTATCTCTCATGTTTTAAGTGAAATGCCCACTATTTGTGATTGGCTTCTTGGAGTTGTTCTTAATCTCTTTTCATAATGATTTGTTGAACCTGTGATGCAGATAGCACTATATACAATGAATACATGGACGAAGATAGTCATTGAGAATGTCTGGGCACTGATTGGAAGGACAGCACCGCCTGAATTTTTGGCAAAGCTAACATATCTGATATGGAACAACCATGAAGATATCAAGCACATTGACACAGTAAGAGCATACACTCTTGGTTCAAATTATTTTGTGGAGGTTGACATAGTTTTGCCACAAGACATGCTTTTGAATAAAGCTCATGATATTGGTGAGTCGCTGCAAGAAAAACTTGAGCAACTCCCTGAAATTGAGCGAGCTTTTGTACATATAGATTTTGAGTATTCTCACAGGCCTGAACACAAGATTGGGGtttgatgacaatgatgatgatggcagTAGTATGATCAGAGCTAAGCCTCTCCAGAGTAAAATGGTGAGTTGCTGATTTAGTTAATATGTGATGTGATTCTATTGTAACCAGTTGCGAACCTGTGCAATGTGCGAGTAAGTTCCAACTTATGCAAtagattttaacaaattttatcttttgaagTTTTCATTATCTTACCGGTTCTGTTAGTGAAACTCTCCtgtattaaaacaaaaacaaaaagtaatctTATTACTCTCAAGTTTTACAAATGAGACACTTCATCAAATACATGTTCAATAGTGATGTCACAAGCACATTCAACAAATAAGTGACTATTTCCCAAAATTCACTTCCAAAAACACTCCTTGCTGTTTTTAGATGAAACATGCCTACAAGTATCATTACTGGTTTCTTctttctaaaagaaatttcaagaATCGGCAGATACATAACTTCCAATGGCA includes the following:
- the LOC115985830 gene encoding metal tolerance protein 10-like codes for the protein MRAEESDPSGSWRLSVQEFPALGGSRGGDHQHGFFTLRSFLHAPRRRGKVTDYYKKQERLLEGFTEMETMAENGGMPGSLTEDEMQQLAKSERMAIYLSNIANIVLFAAKLYVSIQSRSLAVIASTLDSLLDLLSGFILWFTAHAMRNPNQYRYPIGKNRMQPVGIIVFASVMATLGLQILLESGRQFMAKTQPERDPEKEKWMIGIMVSVTIVKFMLVVYCRRFKNDIIRAYAQDHFFDVITNSIGLAAAILAIRYYWWIDPTGAVMIALYTMNTWTKIVIENVWALIGRTAPPEFLAKLTYLIWNNHEDIKHIDTVRAYTLGSNYFVEVDIVLPQDMLLNKAHDIGESLQEKLEQLPEIERAFVHIDFEYSHRPEHKIGV